Within Amedibacterium intestinale, the genomic segment TAAACTACTAATATGGTGGTAGCCAAGTTAAAATTTCAGCTATTATAGGTATTTTTTTTCCGAACTTTTCACTTGATGCTTTTTGTTTACCAACCCATGCAATTTGATCTCTACTGTATCCTGCTTTTGTTAAATTTTCTATTTCCTCTTCCGTCAAATTCTCTTCTATGAGTTTCTCACGTTCTTCCTCTTCGAATAAGGGTTCTTCTTTGCCAGAGTTTTCTTTTTCTAATTTCTTCATTTTTTTACCTCATTGAACAATCATAACCATGTCCGTTTGGTCGTACAATACAAATTCTCCCATTAGAAGTTTTTATTGATTTCAGTTTTTGTTGTTCACTAACATAAGCATCGGTCATATCACTGTACGTGTTCCATGCATGCTTAATTTGATTGATTACTTCAGTTTTTAGAATTTTATTTGAAGTATATGTTACTAATCCACCTGCAGCCATCCAGCCTATTATTCTTGGAATACCACTCACATAAAGCCAAAGTACAACCGCCCCTATAGCTCTATTTTCCACATATAATTTCCCATCAATTACTTCAACATGCTTTCCCGCGTAAAGCGTGTTTTTTAATTCTTCTTGAGAAAATACATGATCAGCTTTCTTAAGTTGTTCTTTTTGATTTTCACTATAACTTTCTGTTGTTTCTACAATATATCCTTCTTGGCTATCTTTAGCATTAACAGAAACTATTGTATTTCCAGAAACTCCCACTAATAGACATAAAGAAATGATTAATGTAATTATTTTTTTCATATATATTCCTCCTCTTAATCTACATTAATGACTTTAGCGCTATCCTCAATTTGATTATACATCGATTATGTTTTTTTACAAGCGTTATTTTTATATATTTTATTATTTTTAATATCCGTTGTAAAATTATGAAATCCATAATGTAATGTTTGTCGAGGAGGAAATAAAATGTCATATGCTAAATTAACAAAACGTGAAAGTGAAATTATGGAAATACTATGGGACAATAATAATGCTATGTCTGCAAATGATATTATGATTAGTTCTAACAATATTAGTTTAGCCACCATTCAGCAATCATTACAGAAGTTATTAAAAATGAATTATGTATATGTTTCAGGTATTGGAAAGAATAAAAAAGCAATTACTAGATTATATCGCCCTTCAATTAGCGAAGCTGACTATATCTCTTCATTTATCACTCAATCAACTTCCTTGAAAATTGCTTCAAACTTCATAGAACAAACAGAAGATGATGAAATACTAGAAGAACTCAGTAAACTAATTGAAAAAAAGCGAAAAAGTAAATTAAAGGGATAAGAGCATGCGATTGTCTATATCTTCTATTGTAATTACCATTTGCATGTCTACTGTTTTAATTTTTTTCTTTAATTATATGATTTCAAACACCAACAAGTTTAAAATATTTAGAACAGATTTTTTATCTTTTTTAATCTTAATAATAATATTAAGGATTATATTTCCTTTTGAATTTCCGTTTACTATAACCATAGTGGCACAGAACTTAATGAACCCACTGTTCTCATTATTAAAAAAAGAGATTTTATTTGATGTTAATCTCTCTCAGATACTGTTTCTTATTTGGTTGATAGGCATCTTATATTTATCTGTTAAACTGAGCCATATTCATAGATGTTCAGCACAAATAGTTAAAAGAATTAAATTAAAATCATCCATCCACAATGCAAGTGAATTTATTAACACAACAATAGGTAAGAAATATACAGTAATGGTTTCAGATTTAGTTAAATCCCCTATGATATTTGGATTTAATAACATTATCTTTCTTCCTGATATCGTTTTATCAGAAAAAGAAATTAAAAATGTTCTTTATCACGAAATACAGCACATCAAGAATCATGATACATTTATTAAACTCATCATTAATGCATTAGTTGTAGTTTATTGGTGGTTCCCCCCTATATATTCTTTTAGAAGGAATATTAACTCTTTTTTGGAAGTAAGAGTAGATGATCAGGTAACAAGCAAAATGTCATCTGAGGAAAGGCTCGATTACGCAGCAACCTTAATCAGCATTCAAAAAAAGATAAAAAGTAAAGATAACAATTTCTCTACTTCGGTTTTTTTCATTAATGATTCTGATAATATCCTTTCTTTTAGAATAAATTATCTATTAGACGGAGCATTTCTTAAAAGAACGAACCCAATTTTTTTATTAATACTTTGCATTATTCCATTTATTTCGAATGGAATCATACTAGAACCAGCTTATTACAACTCTCATTTATTAAAGGATACTGTTAATTCTCAATCGTTAAATGACAAAGGATATATTGTACAGCATAAAGATGGTACTTATACTCTAATATATAATGGAGAAAGTGCTTATTTGGGAAAATCAATTCCTAAAGAACTTAGCGACATATCAATCATTAAAGAAAGTGAGGCAAAACCATGAAAAAAATTTTATTTGGTATTCTAGTTACGTTAACCTTTATTTCAACAGGTACAATCCAAGCGAAAGCGATAGAAAATAACAATCAGATTTCTACTTATAAAGATGTAAAAGAGTGGAGATACAAGATTATGAATGGACGTTTATATAAAAGATTATTTAACTTATCAAAAGAAAAATGGGAAACTGATTGGATTTTAGTACAATAAATTTAATGTCAAATAACACGCACCTTTGTCAAGCAATGTAACAAAAGGAATAATTATTTATATATTTTCTCTTCTTTATGTACTATAATTATCCTGTTCTTGGTTATTAACTTTGGACTAAATATATTTTCTCTACAAGAGAAAATTTCCCCCACCAAAAAGAGCTATCCCTGATTGCTCTTTTTTTATTGTGGCAATGTTGCAGGCAGCTGTATTTCCTGCCATGACCTTTAACGTCTATTACTCTTGCAGGATTTATAAATTTCACATCATTTAAGAATGATACCGTATCGTTTTCATATTTCCAACTTTTTTAAATCATAAAAGGTGCAATTTACCATTAGGATTATCTTCTGACATTGCCTGCATATAATTTTTCTTGTTGCCAGTCATTGGAACTACAAAAATTTTATCATTACACATTAAAAGAACTAAAAACCAAAATGCTGATATCCTATTTCCGCTGATAAGCTTTTCCATAATCTATGTAACATATATCTCCTACTCGTACTATTACACCAGTAGATGCATTGCTAGGCATATTTCTTATCTCTTGATAATTCTTTTCAGATATATATAGACTTGTTCATTATTTTTCATTTTCCAAGTCTACCCCCTGTAAATTTAAGTTAATAAATTCATAAAGCATCTCATCAAATTGTTTTTCCATAGTATACCTCCTAATTTCACACTTTTAACAGTTCATTCGTGAACGATTGTGTCAATCGCAGAGCGTTCATATTACCTTTGACATGCTATTAAACGAATGATAAGGTTTAATAAAAAATAGAAAAGTTAATTAAAATTAAAAAGCCTGAAAGTGAGTCTACACTCCCAAGCTCCTGTAAGCTTTCAACCATCTTGGGGTATATGCCACCCTATATCTTCTTGGAGATTCAATTTAGCAACCCCCATCTAATTTTATAGAACCAAAAAGGACTATCCGCTGTGTGTTATACACATAGAAGATAGTCTTTTATTTTCGAAAATCATAAATTTTTTGTTCACTGACAATCATGTCTAAAGGAAAGTCATGACTTTCTGTAATAAGCGTATCTACTTTCTGACATTCATAACCTACACCGATACGCAAAGCATGTGTATGCTTTAAGTAACGATCGTAGTATCCTTTTCCATAACCTAATCGATTTCCTTTTATATCAAACGCAACAAGAGGTACAATGATAACATCAAAATCGACTGGTTGTACAATATGTTCACTTAATGGTTCTAATACACCAAAGCTGCCTTTCTTCCAGTTTGTTGCGATATTTGTTTCATAGAAAGCTATTGTTTCCTCATCCAATGTTTTTGGATAGGCAACAACATCTGCATAGCAAGCTAATGCATCTACGATAACTTCATTGCGAATACTTTTGTATAAGCCAACAGTTCCATGAAGGTAACGAGTCAGTTTTTTACAGATGTTTTCACTATAGATTTCTACCTTTGCAGTTGATAATTGATTTCGAAGATATAACTTTTCTTTTCGTATTTCTTTCTTATCCATTATCCTATCGAGTCACTCATGTCCAGTTTCAATAATTGGTTTAACTCTACTGCGTATTCCATTGGAAGTTCTCTTGTAAATGGTTCTAAAAATCCCATAACGATCATTTCTGTTGCCTGTGAACGGGATAAACCTCTGCTCATCAAATAAAACAGCTGTTCCTCTGAAATATTAGAAACGGTTGCTTCATGTTCAATCTGACTTGTCATATTTTTACTTATATTTGTTGGAATTGTATCACTTCTAGATTGTTTGTCTAAAATCAATGTATCACATTCAACTTTGCTTTTTGAATACTCTGCATTTGGTCCATGATACACAAGTCCTCGATAGTTCACTTCCCCACCAGTTCTAGACACTGATTTTGAAATGATGTTGCTGTAGGTATGCTCAGCAAGATGAATCATCTTTGCGCCAGCATCCTGTACCTGATTACGAGAAGCTACCGCAATAGAAATACATGTTCCTTTCGCATATGGCTCTGCCAAAATACATGCTGGATATTTCATATTAACACCAGAACCTATATTTCCATCAATCCACTCCATACTCCCATTTTCAAATACTTTTGCACGTTTTGTAACAAGATTTACGATATTATCGCTCCAGTTTTGTACCGTAGAATAACGACATCTTGCATTTTTATGTACAAAAATTTCTACAACTGCCGCATGCAGAGAATCTTTTGAATAAGTAGGTGCTGTACACCCTTCTACATAATGTACATCTGCACCTTCATCTACAATGATCAAGGTTCTTTCAAATTGCCCGGAACGCTCTGTATTAATTCTAAAATAAGACTGCAAAGGTTTTTCCAGTTTTACTCCTTTTGGTACATAAATAAAACTTCCTCCACTCCATACACAGCTGTTTAATGCAGCAAATTTATTGTCACTGTATGGAACGATCGTACCAAAATACTTTTTAACTAAATTCGGGCATTTTTTCAATGCACTGTCTGTATCCAAGAAAATAACACCTTTCTCTTCTACTTCTTCCAGCATATTGTGATATACAGCTTCACTGTCATATTGAGTTGTAACACCTGCTAAAAAATCTCTTTCTGCTTCTGGAATTCCCAGTTTATCAAAAGTTTCTTTAATTGTTTCCGGTACATCATCCCAGCTTTTTTCGGTTTTATCACTTGGCTTTACATAATATGTATAATCATCAAAGTTAATATCATGTATATCTGGTCCCCAATTTTGGATTTCCATTTTTTCAAACTGTTCAAACGCTTTTAAACGATATTCCAGCATCCACTGTGGTTCTTTTTTTATACGAGAAATTTCCATTACTGTTTCTCTTGTCAAACCTTTTTCTGTTTTATAAAGACTTGTATCTTCATCGTGAAAACCGTATTTATAATCTTCCTGATTTAAAAAATCTTTATCCATTATTTTTCCTCGCTTTCTAAAAGCAATTCTTCCATGGCCTTCCAGCCAATCGTAGCACATTTAATACGATTGGCCTGTTTTCCTACATTATGAAAAGCAACTGCTTCTTCCAGCAACTCTTCATCGTATTCTTTCTGATCAATCATCTGATAATAGTTTTCAATAATATGTTTTGCTTCCTGTGTTGTCTTACCTTTCAACAGTTCACTCATTATCGAAGTTGAAGCCGTTGAAATCGTACAGGCAACTCCATCAAAGCGAATATCTTCTACTATACCATCTTCGATTTTTGCCTGCACATAAATATCATCAATACAGGACTCACTCGCCATGTGCTTTTTTTTGTAATCTTCCTTTTCTGTTAATTCATGATTTCTAGGATATTCATAATGATCCATAATAATCGAACGTAAAATCATTGGATCATCCATTAGTCTACTCATATTGTTCGCCTCCTAAAAAAATACATTCAGACAATTTTCCATATTTGCTTTTGAACAAACATCTACAAATGTATCGATTTCTTCCTTTGTAGTATAAAAATAGAAACTAGCACGAAGAGTTGCACTTGTCTGTAACTGTTTTACCAGCAGTTTCGCACAATGCTGCCCACTTCTTACCGCTATTCCATTGGAATTAAAGAATGTTGCGGCATCCTGCGCAAATACGCCTTTTACATTAAATGTAATAATACCACTGTCATTATCTGCGTTATAAATTTCGATATTATCCAGTTTCTTCATTTTTTCAATCGCATACGTATGAAGTTCTTTTTCGTAGGCATGGATATTTTCCATACCAATACTTGTCAAATACTGAATTGCCGCATGCAAACCAAAAATAGCTTCAATTGGCTGTGTACCACTTTCAAATTTATAAGGAGCATCTTTTAACTGGATATTTCCGCACATATCAAAGCGTGCATTGCTGTCGCCTCCAAGTCGTACAGGTATCATCTTATCTAAAAGTTCTTTTTTTCCATATAAAATTCCAATTCCTGTAGGCCCACACATCTTATGTGCAGAAAAAGAGAAGAAATCACAATCTAAATCTTTTACATCAATCGGCATATGTGGAACACTTTGCGCACCATCTACACTTACGATGGCTCCATAGGAATGTGCAATTTTACAAATTTCCTTAATAGGAACTTCATATCCTAAAACATTGGTAATCTGTGCCAAAGCAATCACTTTTACTTTATCACTCATCATAGATGAAAAAGACTCCATATCAATTCTTCCTTTTTCATCTAAAGGAATATACTGTAATACAGCACCTGTTGTCTTTGCTACACGCATCCATGGCAGCACACAGGATGCATGTTCTGCTTCACTTGTAAGAATAACATCATCTTTTTTTAAAAAAAGTTCTCCATAACCACTTGCCACAAGATTCAAAGAATCACTGGCTCCACTTGTATACACAATTTCATTTTCATCAGCATGAAGAAACTGTGCAACTGCTTTTCGTGTAGCACTGTATTCCTGATCTACAAAATAACTCAAATCATAATCCCCGCGATGTGCGTTTGCACTGTAGTTTTCATAATAGTTCACAACAGCATCGATCACACACTGAGGCTTTAAAGTTGTTGCTCCATTATCAAGATAAATCAACGGATGTCCCTGCATGGTTTTGCCACGTAACATTGGGAAATCCTTACGGATCGTTTCTACATTAAGCATGCAACCCCACCTTTTTCTCAATTTCGTTTTTTAATTTTTCTTTTATTTCTTCATTGTCAAACAATTCACTAATTGGAAGAAGATATCCTAATGTAAGCAAACCTAAAGCCTGTGAGCGACTTAGGCCTCTTGTTTGTAAATAATACAGCTGGTTTTCATCTGGCTGTCCCAAGGTTGTCGCATGACTGGCTTTTACTTCATTTTCATCAATTAGAAGAACAGGAAGAACCTCACTGTTATGTTTTTCACTCATTGTTAAAACACGTGTTGTCTGATGACTTGCACTGTCGTGTGCACCTTTTTCAATTTTCCCTGTTGCTTCCATACGATACGAAGCTTTGTCTTTTACAACTGCATAATTTTCCATAAGTCCTGTTGTATAAGGGCATTCATGAATGCATTGTATCGTGAAATCTTTCTTTTTATCTGCAATACATGCACTTTTAATCTGGGCAAAAGCCCCGCTTTCCAGTAAATAATACTTCGCTTTTACATTTGTGTTACCTTTATTTAATTCACAATAAGCAACAGTCAAAGAAGCATCTTTTTGTACTTCTGCCTGCTGTATAAGTTCCACATCTTCATCTCCATCATTTTTCATCATCAATGTTAAAGAAGCATCCTGCTCCAATGCAATATTGGAAGAAATGACATTATTCTTTCCATTGTATGAAACATACAAAGAAGCGTGAGTCCCTTTTTCTACATAAATATCCAAAGTTTTATCTTCCAATGTATATTCCATGAAACCATCATTTTTAATATTCAGCTTCATAGCTATACTCCTTTGTGGGAAGCACCACATTGTGATAAAAGTTCAACACGTTTCTTTTCTTCTTTTACAACATGTACCTGGTATTCTTTTTCAATCCAGTCATACCCTTGCGCATCGATCTTGTCAACCAGCTCACTTCCTCCACTCACAACAATTCTTCCATCAACCAAAACATGTGCATGGGTTGGTTTTAACAGCTGCATAAAACGTGCATAGTGAGATACAACAACAAGACCCATTGGCTTTTCTTCCTGCATTTTCAAGATTGCATTTGCTACAATTTTTAAAGCATCAACATCAAGACCTGAATCAATTTCATCCAGCATCGCAATGGATGGTTTCAACATTTTCATCTGTACGATTTCATTGCGTTTCTTTTCGCCGCCACTAAATCCTTCATTTAAGAAACGATGTGCCAGATCTTCCTTCATTTCCATTTCTTTGATTGTTTTTTCCATTTCTTTAATAAAGGAAAACAAAGGAATTGGACGTTCTCTTCTAGCGTTAATAGCAGCACGTAAAAAATCAGAATTTGTTACGCCACTGATTTCACTTGGATACTGCATTCCTAAAAAAAGACCAGCTTTGCTTCTTTCATCTACTTCCATAGCAAGCACATCTTTTCCATCTAATGTAATGCTTCCTTCACTTATATGGTATTTAGGGTTCCCCATGATGGCTGCCAGCAATGTACTTTTTCCATTCCCATTT encodes:
- a CDS encoding 5-formyltetrahydrofolate cyclo-ligase; the protein is MDKKEIRKEKLYLRNQLSTAKVEIYSENICKKLTRYLHGTVGLYKSIRNEVIVDALACYADVVAYPKTLDEETIAFYETNIATNWKKGSFGVLEPLSEHIVQPVDFDVIIVPLVAFDIKGNRLGYGKGYYDRYLKHTHALRIGVGYECQKVDTLITESHDFPLDMIVSEQKIYDFRK
- a CDS encoding BlaI/MecI/CopY family transcriptional regulator — encoded protein: MSYAKLTKRESEIMEILWDNNNAMSANDIMISSNNISLATIQQSLQKLLKMNYVYVSGIGKNKKAITRLYRPSISEADYISSFITQSTSLKIASNFIEQTEDDEILEELSKLIEKKRKSKLKG
- the sufC gene encoding Fe-S cluster assembly ATPase SufC; its protein translation is MSCLKIDNLHVDVEGKQILKGLTLEINEGETHALMGPNGNGKSTLLAAIMGNPKYHISEGSITLDGKDVLAMEVDERSKAGLFLGMQYPSEISGVTNSDFLRAAINARRERPIPLFSFIKEMEKTIKEMEMKEDLAHRFLNEGFSGGEKKRNEIVQMKMLKPSIAMLDEIDSGLDVDALKIVANAILKMQEEKPMGLVVVSHYARFMQLLKPTHAHVLVDGRIVVSGGSELVDKIDAQGYDWIEKEYQVHVVKEEKKRVELLSQCGASHKGV
- the sufB gene encoding Fe-S cluster assembly protein SufB, yielding MDKDFLNQEDYKYGFHDEDTSLYKTEKGLTRETVMEISRIKKEPQWMLEYRLKAFEQFEKMEIQNWGPDIHDINFDDYTYYVKPSDKTEKSWDDVPETIKETFDKLGIPEAERDFLAGVTTQYDSEAVYHNMLEEVEEKGVIFLDTDSALKKCPNLVKKYFGTIVPYSDNKFAALNSCVWSGGSFIYVPKGVKLEKPLQSYFRINTERSGQFERTLIIVDEGADVHYVEGCTAPTYSKDSLHAAVVEIFVHKNARCRYSTVQNWSDNIVNLVTKRAKVFENGSMEWIDGNIGSGVNMKYPACILAEPYAKGTCISIAVASRNQVQDAGAKMIHLAEHTYSNIISKSVSRTGGEVNYRGLVYHGPNAEYSKSKVECDTLILDKQSRSDTIPTNISKNMTSQIEHEATVSNISEEQLFYLMSRGLSRSQATEMIVMGFLEPFTRELPMEYAVELNQLLKLDMSDSIG
- the sufU gene encoding Fe-S cluster assembly sulfur transfer protein SufU; the encoded protein is MSRLMDDPMILRSIIMDHYEYPRNHELTEKEDYKKKHMASESCIDDIYVQAKIEDGIVEDIRFDGVACTISTASTSIMSELLKGKTTQEAKHIIENYYQMIDQKEYDEELLEEAVAFHNVGKQANRIKCATIGWKAMEELLLESEEK
- a CDS encoding SufB/SufD family protein yields the protein MKLNIKNDGFMEYTLEDKTLDIYVEKGTHASLYVSYNGKNNVISSNIALEQDASLTLMMKNDGDEDVELIQQAEVQKDASLTVAYCELNKGNTNVKAKYYLLESGAFAQIKSACIADKKKDFTIQCIHECPYTTGLMENYAVVKDKASYRMEATGKIEKGAHDSASHQTTRVLTMSEKHNSEVLPVLLIDENEVKASHATTLGQPDENQLYYLQTRGLSRSQALGLLTLGYLLPISELFDNEEIKEKLKNEIEKKVGLHA
- a CDS encoding aminotransferase class V-fold PLP-dependent enzyme; its protein translation is MLNVETIRKDFPMLRGKTMQGHPLIYLDNGATTLKPQCVIDAVVNYYENYSANAHRGDYDLSYFVDQEYSATRKAVAQFLHADENEIVYTSGASDSLNLVASGYGELFLKKDDVILTSEAEHASCVLPWMRVAKTTGAVLQYIPLDEKGRIDMESFSSMMSDKVKVIALAQITNVLGYEVPIKEICKIAHSYGAIVSVDGAQSVPHMPIDVKDLDCDFFSFSAHKMCGPTGIGILYGKKELLDKMIPVRLGGDSNARFDMCGNIQLKDAPYKFESGTQPIEAIFGLHAAIQYLTSIGMENIHAYEKELHTYAIEKMKKLDNIEIYNADNDSGIITFNVKGVFAQDAATFFNSNGIAVRSGQHCAKLLVKQLQTSATLRASFYFYTTKEEIDTFVDVCSKANMENCLNVFF
- a CDS encoding M56 family metallopeptidase; amino-acid sequence: MRLSISSIVITICMSTVLIFFFNYMISNTNKFKIFRTDFLSFLILIIILRIIFPFEFPFTITIVAQNLMNPLFSLLKKEILFDVNLSQILFLIWLIGILYLSVKLSHIHRCSAQIVKRIKLKSSIHNASEFINTTIGKKYTVMVSDLVKSPMIFGFNNIIFLPDIVLSEKEIKNVLYHEIQHIKNHDTFIKLIINALVVVYWWFPPIYSFRRNINSFLEVRVDDQVTSKMSSEERLDYAATLISIQKKIKSKDNNFSTSVFFINDSDNILSFRINYLLDGAFLKRTNPIFLLILCIIPFISNGIILEPAYYNSHLLKDTVNSQSLNDKGYIVQHKDGTYTLIYNGESAYLGKSIPKELSDISIIKESEAKP